One stretch of Armigeres subalbatus isolate Guangzhou_Male chromosome 2, GZ_Asu_2, whole genome shotgun sequence DNA includes these proteins:
- the LOC134216628 gene encoding zinc carboxypeptidase A 1-like: MDLLKKTGPLVILLALQLVLGEEVARYDNYKVYQVTARTKQQLETLNEIQMNSDAYIFLESGHKAGDKFTVIVPPHKLADFAETLENEKICGWVINSNVQQSIDDERNRMQSKRLKGVFDWTEYHDLGEIHAWLDKLAAEYKEVELVEGGRSYENRSIKGVKLSYKPGNPGIFIEGGIHAREWISPATVTYILNELLTSQDSSVRKIAESYDWYIFPSVNPDGYVYTHRRNRYWRKTRTRYPAGCFGADPNRNWDFYWAVAGASKRCYAESYAGPKPFSEIETKSLSEYINSLNGKIQAYIAFHSYSQLLLFPYGHTSEHTPNHDDLNDIANATVTSLAKRYGTEYRYGNIYDAIYPASGSSSEWAYGAQNVRLSYTYELRPMGGYNGFVLPPEQIIPTGEETLDSLVTLLEESEKRNYFKM, from the coding sequence ATGGATCTCCTCAAGAAAACAGGGCCATTGGTGATATTATTGGCTCTGCAACTAGTGCTCGGTGAAGAAGTGGCCCGATATGATAACTATAAAGTGTATCAAGTGACCGCTAGGACCAAACAGCAACTGGAAACGTTAAATGAAATCCAAATGAACAGTGATGCCTACATATTCCTGGAGAGTGGCCACAAGGCTGGCGATAAATTTACCGTCATTGTGCCGCCCCATAAGTTGGCTGATTTTGCTGAGACCTTGGAAAACGAGAAAATTTGTGGGTGGGTCATCAATTCGAACGTGCAACAATCCATTGACGACGAACGAAATCGGATGCAATCGAAGCGGTTGAAGGGTGTGTTCGATTGGACGGAGTATCACGATCTGGGGGAAATCCACGCGTGGTTGGATAAGTTAGCTGCGGAATATAAGGAAGTGGAATTAGTTGAAGGAGGGCGATCGTATGAAAATCGATCGATAAAAGGAGTGAAATTGTCATACAAACCCGGAAATCCTGGAATTTTCATTGAGGGAGGCATTCATGCTCGCGAATGGATTTCTCCCGCAACGGTCACTTACATTTTGAACGAGTTACTCACCAGCCAGGACAGCAGTGTAAGAAAAATAGCGGAAAGTTATGATTGGTATATTTTCCCCAGTGTGAACCCCGACGGCTATGTTTACACTCACCGGAGAAATCGGTACTGGCGAAAAACTAGAACTCGTTATCCTGCCGGATGTTTTGGAGCGGATCCAAATCGAAATTGGGACTTCTATTGGGCAGTAGCAggagcgagcaagcgttgttATGCCGAATCGTATGCAGGACCAAAACCGTTCTCGGAAATCGAAACGAAAAGCCTTTCAGAGTACATAAATTCCCTCAATGGAAAAATCCAAGCTTACATCGCATTCCATTCATATTCGCAACTTCTTCTGTTCCCTTACGGCCATACAAGCGAACATACACCGAATCATGACGACTTGAATGACATTGCGAATGCAACCGTCACGTCACTTGCAAAGCGGTATGGAACCGAATATCGCTATGGGAACATCTACGATGCTATCTACCCGGCCAGCGGAAGCAGTAGTGAGTGGGCCTACGGAGCTCAGAATGTGCGATTGTCCTATACTTATGAATTACGACCCATGGGTGGATACAACGGTTTTGTGCTCCCCCCAGAGCAGATTATACCGACCGGTGAAGAGACTCTTGATTCCCTGGTGACTTTACTCGAGGAATCCGAAAAGCGAAACTATTTTAAGATGTAA